In a single window of the Eriocheir sinensis breed Jianghai 21 unplaced genomic scaffold, ASM2467909v1 Scaffold453, whole genome shotgun sequence genome:
- the LOC126992375 gene encoding GDP-fucose transporter 1-like isoform X1: MMEPKQDESLFVKYVRIVFVVALYWTVSISMVFVNKALLGGASMGKTDAPLFVTWFQCVVTAVSCLLASKATRFAPNLLSFPELGRIESGIVKKVLPLSVIFVAMISTNNFCLKYLGVAFYYVGRSLSTVFNVLFTYLILGQKTSTPALVSCGVIIGGFWLGVDQESVAGSLSLIGIVFGVLASMFVSLNAIFTKRVLPALEGSVWKLSYYNNVLASLLFMPLILVSGEGPAVYALLTASADTPSAKDPYTFWGLMVLGGIFGFGVGYVTGLQIQVTSPLTHTISGTAKACTQTVLATWWYVEHKTGLWWLSNWTVLAGSMAYTRVKQLEMKKQHSAGLKMGPVSEDDDSRANATEMSTEAARILAHPRSPVSYPITPTLRPSLRDGYTRMCRVHPASKRPRDET, translated from the exons ATGATGGAACCAAAGCAAGATGAGTCGTTATTCGTCAAATATGTACGAATTGTGTTTGTTGTCGCCCTCTATTG gACGGTCTCAATCTCCATGGTCTTCGTCAACAAGGCATTGCTCGGAGGCGCCAGCATGGGGAAGACCGACGCCCCACTGTTTGTCACCTGGTTCCAGTGTGTAGTGACGGCCGTGTCCTGTCTGCTCGCTTCCAAGGCCACAAGATTCGCTCCTAACTTGCTGTCATTCCCGGAGCTTGGCCGCATTGAGTCTGGGATTGTGAagaag GTGTTGCCCCTCTCGGTGATCTTCGTGGCCATGATATCCACAAACAATTTCTGCCTCAAGTACCTCGGAGTTGCTTTCTACTACGTGGGTCGGTCTCTCTCGACGGTCTTCAATGTTTTGTTTACGTACCTCATACTgg GCCAGAAGACGTCCACTCCGGCCCTGGTATCATGCGGCGTCATTATTGGAGGTTTCTGGCTTGGGGTCGACCAGGAGAGTGTGGCGG GATCGCTGTCGCTGATTGGAATCGTGTTTGGAGTCCTGGCGTCCATGTTCGTGTCCCTGAATGCAATTTTTACAAAGAGG GTCCTGCCAGCGCTTGAAGGCTCTGTGTGGAAGCTCTCCTACTATAACAATGTGCTGGCGTCCCTCCTCTTCATGCCCCTCATCCTGGTCAGCGGTGAGGGCCCTGCCGTGTACGCGCTCCTCACAGCCTCCGCCGACACCCCCTCCGCCAAGGACCCCTACACCTTCTGGGGCCTCATGGTGCTGGGCGGGATCTTTGGGTTCGGCGTGGGTTACGTGACGGGTCTTCAGATACAG GTCACATcgccactcacacacaccatcAGCGGGACAGCGAAAGCCTGCACCCAGACTGTCCTAGCAACCTGGTGGTACGTGGAACACAAAACTGGGCTGTGGTGGCTGAGTAACTGGACCGTGCTCGCTGGCTCCATGGCGTACACGAGGGTCAAACAGCTGGAGATGAAGAAGCAGCATAGCGCGGGGTTGAAGATGGGGCCTGTTAGCGAAGACGATG actcaagggccaatgcgacagagatgagcactgaggccgcgcGCATCTTAGCACATCCCCGTAGCCCAGTCTCTTACCCGATCACACCCACCCTACGCCCGAGCTTACGAGACGGATATACTCGAATGTGCAGAGTCCATCCAGCATCGAAACGCCCCAGAGATGAAACATAA
- the LOC126992375 gene encoding GDP-fucose transporter 1-like isoform X2, with amino-acid sequence MMEPKQDESLFVKYVRIVFVVALYWTVSISMVFVNKALLGGASMGKTDAPLFVTWFQCVVTAVSCLLASKATRFAPNLLSFPELGRIESGIVKKVLPLSVIFVAMISTNNFCLKYLGVAFYYVGRSLSTVFNVLFTYLILGQKTSTPALVSCGVIIGGFWLGVDQESVAGSLSLIGIVFGVLASMFVSLNAIFTKRVLPALEGSVWKLSYYNNVLASLLFMPLILVSGEGPAVYALLTASADTPSAKDPYTFWGLMVLGGIFGFGVGYVTGLQIQVTSPLTHTISGTAKACTQTVLATWWYVEHKTGLWWLSNWTVLAGSMAYTRVKQLEMKKQHSAGLKMGPVSEDDDESKKSLMKEDSAA; translated from the exons ATGATGGAACCAAAGCAAGATGAGTCGTTATTCGTCAAATATGTACGAATTGTGTTTGTTGTCGCCCTCTATTG gACGGTCTCAATCTCCATGGTCTTCGTCAACAAGGCATTGCTCGGAGGCGCCAGCATGGGGAAGACCGACGCCCCACTGTTTGTCACCTGGTTCCAGTGTGTAGTGACGGCCGTGTCCTGTCTGCTCGCTTCCAAGGCCACAAGATTCGCTCCTAACTTGCTGTCATTCCCGGAGCTTGGCCGCATTGAGTCTGGGATTGTGAagaag GTGTTGCCCCTCTCGGTGATCTTCGTGGCCATGATATCCACAAACAATTTCTGCCTCAAGTACCTCGGAGTTGCTTTCTACTACGTGGGTCGGTCTCTCTCGACGGTCTTCAATGTTTTGTTTACGTACCTCATACTgg GCCAGAAGACGTCCACTCCGGCCCTGGTATCATGCGGCGTCATTATTGGAGGTTTCTGGCTTGGGGTCGACCAGGAGAGTGTGGCGG GATCGCTGTCGCTGATTGGAATCGTGTTTGGAGTCCTGGCGTCCATGTTCGTGTCCCTGAATGCAATTTTTACAAAGAGG GTCCTGCCAGCGCTTGAAGGCTCTGTGTGGAAGCTCTCCTACTATAACAATGTGCTGGCGTCCCTCCTCTTCATGCCCCTCATCCTGGTCAGCGGTGAGGGCCCTGCCGTGTACGCGCTCCTCACAGCCTCCGCCGACACCCCCTCCGCCAAGGACCCCTACACCTTCTGGGGCCTCATGGTGCTGGGCGGGATCTTTGGGTTCGGCGTGGGTTACGTGACGGGTCTTCAGATACAG GTCACATcgccactcacacacaccatcAGCGGGACAGCGAAAGCCTGCACCCAGACTGTCCTAGCAACCTGGTGGTACGTGGAACACAAAACTGGGCTGTGGTGGCTGAGTAACTGGACCGTGCTCGCTGGCTCCATGGCGTACACGAGGGTCAAACAGCTGGAGATGAAGAAGCAGCATAGCGCGGGGTTGAAGATGGGGCCTGTTAGCGAAGACGATG aTGAGAGCAAGAAATCATTAATGAAGGAAGACTCAGCtgcttaa